The following are encoded in a window of Staphylospora marina genomic DNA:
- a CDS encoding ABC transporter permease: protein MFSRVLIAEWMKARRGLILGLALVGPLISAGMASGGPDVHPEWSPWLASYFFAVSSYASLWLPLISGVIAAVLCRTEHAGGGWKQLLALPVSRSHVYGAKYLLLILAVALMQLLFGAAVLLSGWIAGHPGPIPWDTYLKTTAAGWVAMLPLTALQLWAAWRWRNFGAAIAVNAVFTVPSILVANSATLGPWYPWSQPFLAMIPSGQTWFSVSPATFYVVILAGFVLFFGGGWARFVSRDWH from the coding sequence ATGTTTTCACGCGTCCTGATCGCGGAATGGATGAAAGCCCGTCGCGGTCTGATTCTGGGGCTGGCTCTCGTGGGACCGCTGATTTCCGCCGGCATGGCATCCGGAGGTCCCGATGTCCATCCCGAATGGTCGCCCTGGCTGGCATCGTATTTCTTCGCGGTCTCATCGTATGCATCACTCTGGTTGCCGCTGATCTCCGGCGTGATCGCCGCCGTGCTCTGTCGCACGGAGCATGCGGGAGGCGGCTGGAAACAACTGCTCGCGCTGCCGGTCTCCCGGTCGCACGTGTACGGGGCGAAATACCTTCTGTTGATTCTGGCGGTCGCCCTGATGCAGCTCCTGTTCGGAGCAGCTGTCCTCTTGTCCGGCTGGATCGCGGGGCATCCGGGGCCGATTCCGTGGGACACGTACCTGAAAACGACGGCGGCGGGATGGGTGGCCATGTTGCCGCTGACGGCCCTGCAGCTGTGGGCCGCATGGCGTTGGAGAAATTTCGGGGCAGCCATCGCCGTCAATGCCGTTTTCACCGTGCCGTCCATCCTGGTGGCCAACTCCGCCACGCTCGGTCCCTGGTATCCGTGGTCCCAACCGTTCCTGGCCATGATCCCTTCCGGACAAACCTGGTTTTCCGTTTCGCCGGCAACCTTTTATGTGGTGATCCTCGCAGGCTTTGTCCTGTTTTTCGGCGGAGGATGGGCAAGATTTGTGAGCCGGGACTGGCATTGA
- a CDS encoding ABC transporter permease, whose translation MGRVLAAEWMKLRRTWVMWLTLLGPVAMVFCQVVNYGLRAEYLLPRGWNGEQGLFFWVFALLPLTLMVGSMLTSAVAAGHEHDSDGWKQLLALPLPRFVWVVGKAVWLMMLLLFAGGLTVLCIGGFGLVAGLPAPVPWADLTRLVFWPLIATLPFLALQLWLSLVRRNQALPVTVGGVGALLGPYLAFRRDLHLHWWIWSWPNHAYPFTEGAAQWVGISLIVFPLIIVAASVHVSLREFR comes from the coding sequence ATGGGGCGAGTGCTCGCCGCGGAATGGATGAAGCTGCGTCGCACCTGGGTGATGTGGTTGACGCTGCTCGGTCCGGTGGCCATGGTGTTTTGCCAAGTCGTCAATTACGGCCTCCGTGCGGAATATCTGCTCCCGCGCGGATGGAACGGGGAACAGGGACTGTTCTTCTGGGTGTTCGCCCTGCTTCCGCTGACTCTGATGGTCGGGAGCATGTTGACCTCCGCCGTGGCGGCCGGTCATGAGCACGATTCCGACGGATGGAAACAGCTTCTCGCACTTCCCCTTCCCCGTTTTGTCTGGGTGGTGGGAAAAGCCGTCTGGTTGATGATGTTGTTGCTGTTTGCCGGCGGTCTCACCGTTCTCTGCATCGGGGGGTTCGGACTCGTGGCGGGCCTTCCCGCCCCGGTTCCGTGGGCGGATCTCACCCGCCTGGTGTTCTGGCCGCTCATCGCCACCCTGCCGTTCCTCGCTCTGCAGCTCTGGTTGTCGCTGGTCCGGAGAAACCAGGCCTTGCCGGTGACGGTCGGGGGGGTGGGGGCCCTGCTCGGCCCGTACCTGGCGTTTCGGCGGGACCTCCATCTCCACTGGTGGATCTGGTCGTGGCCGAACCATGCCTATCCGTTCACGGAGGGGGCGGCGCAGTGGGTGGGGATTTCCCTCATCGTTTTCCCGCTGATCATCGTTGCCGCTTCCGTGCATGTTTCCCTGAGAGAGTTCCGATGA
- a CDS encoding ABC transporter ATP-binding protein, with product MSRYVIETEGLRKRFGQKVSVDGLDLRVPKGVVYGFLGPNGAGKTTTIRMLLGLMRPTEGRIRLFGMDPGEHRRTVLRRIGSLVETPTVYGHLTGYQNLKVMATLLGVPERRIGDVLEQVRLEKNAHRRAGTYSLGMKQRLGIAAALLGEPELLILDEPTNGLDPAGMQEMRELIRELPKESGTTVFVSSHLLGEVEQIATHAGIIADGRLVFQGSLDELRARGNGRLEIETDRPEEAETVLKRRGWSVRRDGGCLCADETDREQTAAMVRVLVESGHSVYRVASAGKNLEHLFIELTGRGNSL from the coding sequence ATGAGCCGTTATGTCATTGAAACGGAAGGTTTGCGCAAGCGATTCGGACAAAAAGTGTCCGTCGACGGTTTGGATCTTCGCGTGCCGAAGGGAGTGGTGTACGGCTTTCTCGGTCCAAACGGCGCGGGCAAGACGACCACCATCCGGATGTTGTTGGGACTGATGCGCCCTACGGAAGGGCGGATCCGGCTGTTCGGCATGGATCCGGGAGAACATCGCCGGACGGTCCTGCGCCGCATCGGATCCCTGGTGGAAACCCCCACCGTCTACGGTCACCTGACCGGATACCAAAACCTGAAGGTGATGGCCACGCTGCTGGGGGTGCCCGAGCGGCGGATCGGGGACGTGCTGGAGCAGGTGCGGCTGGAGAAGAACGCCCACCGGCGGGCGGGGACGTATTCGCTGGGGATGAAGCAGCGGCTCGGCATCGCGGCGGCGCTGCTGGGAGAGCCGGAGCTGTTGATTCTCGACGAGCCGACCAACGGGCTCGATCCGGCAGGGATGCAGGAAATGCGGGAGCTGATCCGGGAATTGCCGAAGGAGTCCGGCACCACGGTGTTTGTCTCCAGCCACCTGCTCGGGGAAGTGGAGCAGATCGCCACGCATGCGGGCATCATCGCCGACGGACGATTGGTTTTCCAAGGGTCTCTGGATGAACTGCGCGCCCGGGGCAATGGTCGCCTGGAGATCGAGACGGATCGCCCGGAAGAGGCGGAGACCGTCTTGAAACGGCGGGGATGGTCCGTCCGCCGGGACGGAGGCTGTCTGTGCGCGGACGAGACCGACCGGGAGCAGACCGCGGCGATGGTGCGGGTGTTGGTGGAAAGCGGGCATTCCGTCTACCGGGTGGCGTCTGCCGGCAAGAACCTGGAACACCTGTTCATCGAGCTGACCGGAAGGGGGAACAGCCTGTGA
- a CDS encoding sensor histidine kinase, with translation MKLRGRITWAFLWRLGLVFVLILGMYLVLWKALLRWSGLQEEKFPLPRDLLVEAVERTDLRSGAPEVDPRVLAKLDRRGGWLQILGPDGRQVFARGKPPDWPDRYAVWELKTWQDRSHETGWHLYTWHSSRDGKPYTWVMGLPLDDVRLLREIRRQSRWQDGRLTVPEPLLDRVEKSGGWLQVLDENGQELFSHLRPSGERVFHSPGSFIERYRHGTSFIHGVEEKDGKRMVFLLGNNARMQTEPGQSVLADYRFNQLQEFVLRIFPVILLVVILAVALLFGRSMGFPVLHMMDWLTALSNGVYREPVNRKGAARSRNPRTGKLRRPYRMFREVFAALQRLTDTLRENAERRRKLEETREEWLAGISHDLKTPLSSVKGYAALLAEESYEWDPAEMRRHARVILDKASHMEKLIEDLNLTFRLKNDALPLDMKETDTVELVRRAVVSLANHPRASEFDIRFEAPDEPVPFSVDSRWFLRMLDNLLTNALLHNPPGTVIRVSVSAGNGGTPLIVIEDNGRGMDRETVSRLFDRYFRGTSTADREGTGLGMAIARSLARAHGGDIQVDSEPGRGTRLTIRFDSVTSADPAGD, from the coding sequence ATGAAGCTGCGCGGAAGGATCACGTGGGCGTTTCTGTGGCGGCTGGGATTGGTGTTCGTGCTGATCCTGGGGATGTACTTGGTGTTGTGGAAAGCACTGCTGCGCTGGTCGGGGTTGCAGGAGGAAAAGTTTCCGCTTCCGCGGGATCTGTTGGTGGAGGCGGTGGAACGGACCGATCTGCGGTCCGGAGCGCCGGAAGTCGATCCGCGCGTTCTTGCGAAACTGGACCGGCGGGGCGGATGGCTGCAGATCCTGGGCCCGGACGGACGGCAAGTGTTTGCCCGCGGCAAGCCGCCGGATTGGCCGGACCGGTATGCCGTCTGGGAACTGAAAACGTGGCAGGATCGAAGCCATGAAACGGGGTGGCATCTGTATACCTGGCACAGCTCGCGTGACGGCAAGCCGTACACTTGGGTGATGGGGCTTCCGTTGGACGATGTGCGGCTGCTTCGGGAGATCCGCCGGCAGAGCCGCTGGCAGGACGGGCGCCTGACCGTTCCGGAACCCCTGTTGGACCGGGTGGAAAAGAGCGGCGGATGGTTGCAGGTGTTGGATGAAAACGGCCAAGAGCTGTTTTCCCATCTGCGTCCCTCCGGAGAGCGCGTCTTTCACTCCCCGGGGTCGTTCATCGAGCGGTATCGGCACGGCACTTCTTTCATCCACGGAGTGGAAGAGAAAGACGGCAAGCGGATGGTTTTTTTGCTGGGGAACAATGCAAGGATGCAAACGGAACCGGGACAAAGCGTGCTGGCGGATTATCGGTTCAACCAGCTTCAGGAGTTTGTGCTCCGGATCTTTCCCGTCATCCTGCTCGTGGTCATCCTGGCGGTGGCGCTTCTGTTCGGGCGGAGCATGGGTTTTCCGGTGCTGCACATGATGGATTGGCTGACCGCCCTGTCAAACGGAGTCTACCGGGAGCCGGTCAACCGGAAGGGAGCGGCGCGCAGCCGGAATCCCCGGACGGGGAAACTTCGCCGGCCGTATCGCATGTTCCGGGAAGTGTTCGCGGCCTTGCAGCGCCTGACGGACACGTTGCGCGAAAACGCGGAGCGCCGCCGGAAACTGGAAGAGACGCGCGAGGAATGGCTGGCCGGCATCTCGCACGATCTGAAAACGCCGCTCAGCTCCGTGAAGGGGTATGCCGCCTTGCTGGCGGAAGAGTCCTACGAGTGGGATCCGGCGGAGATGCGCCGCCATGCCCGGGTGATTCTCGACAAAGCGTCCCACATGGAAAAACTCATTGAGGATCTCAACCTGACGTTCCGCTTGAAAAACGATGCCCTGCCCCTGGATATGAAGGAAACCGACACGGTGGAGCTGGTGCGAAGGGCCGTGGTGAGCCTGGCCAATCATCCCCGGGCGAGTGAATTTGACATCCGCTTCGAAGCTCCGGACGAGCCGGTTCCGTTTTCGGTGGACTCCCGCTGGTTTCTCCGCATGCTGGACAATCTGCTCACCAATGCCTTGCTGCACAATCCGCCCGGGACGGTCATCCGGGTCTCGGTATCCGCGGGAAACGGCGGCACGCCGTTGATCGTCATCGAAGACAACGGACGGGGGATGGACCGGGAAACCGTCTCCCGCCTGTTTGACCGCTATTTCCGGGGCACCAGCACGGCGGACCGGGAAGGCACCGGTCTGGGGATGGCCATCGCCCGGAGCCTGGCCCGGGCGCACGGCGGTGACATCCAGGTGGACAGTGAACCGGGCAGAGGCACCCGGCTGACCATCCGCTTTGATTCAGTGACATCCGCAGATCCCGCCGGTGATTAA
- a CDS encoding response regulator transcription factor, which yields MSDVRILVVDDEREIVDLVRIVLEKEGFRQIGAAGSGGEAVRVARRFRPHLIILDVMLPDRSGFEVCREIRRFSDAPVLFLTARSADADKLTGFDAGGDDYVTKPFNPLELAARVKAMCRRLKLMEEAAAPAPVYDFGRFRVDVGAGQLWVDGREVACPAMEFKLLAFLCAHPDRVFSRGQLYEQVWGEESLGDENTVMVHVRRLREKIERDPGKPEFLVTVRGLGYKLTNPSRRAGS from the coding sequence GTGTCGGATGTCCGCATCCTGGTGGTGGACGACGAGCGGGAAATCGTGGATCTGGTACGGATCGTGCTGGAGAAGGAGGGATTCAGGCAGATCGGGGCGGCGGGAAGCGGCGGTGAAGCGGTGAGGGTGGCACGGAGGTTCCGGCCTCATTTGATCATTTTGGATGTGATGTTGCCGGATCGGAGCGGCTTTGAAGTGTGCCGGGAGATCCGCCGGTTCAGCGACGCGCCCGTTCTCTTTCTCACGGCCCGCTCGGCGGATGCGGACAAGCTGACGGGCTTTGACGCCGGGGGAGACGATTATGTGACCAAGCCGTTCAATCCGTTGGAGTTGGCCGCGCGGGTGAAGGCGATGTGCCGTCGGCTGAAGCTCATGGAAGAAGCGGCAGCGCCGGCTCCGGTGTATGATTTCGGACGGTTTCGGGTGGATGTGGGAGCCGGACAGCTGTGGGTGGACGGACGGGAGGTGGCCTGTCCGGCGATGGAATTCAAGCTGCTGGCTTTTTTGTGTGCGCATCCGGACCGGGTGTTCAGCCGCGGTCAGCTGTATGAACAGGTGTGGGGCGAGGAGAGCTTGGGCGATGAAAACACGGTGATGGTCCACGTGCGCCGGCTTCGGGAAAAAATCGAGCGCGACCCCGGAAAGCCCGAGTTCCTCGTGACGGTGCGGGGGCTGGGGTACAAGCTGACGAATCCTTCCCGGAGGGCGGGCTCATGA
- a CDS encoding polynucleotide kinase-phosphatase codes for MKIQIPALSVVVLVGASGAGKSTFARKHFRPTEILSSDAFRAWVGDDETDQSVTNDAFEALHFLMEKRLKIGRLCVVDATNLHKDARQHLLRIARKFHAVPVAVVFDLPEKVLQAHNRKRTDRQLPAHVIHRHAREMRRAVKELKREGFSHVWKFRSPEEAEAAELERVPLWPDKRLETGPFDIVGDVHGCFDELTELLEKLGYRVEGGRERPTASHPEGRRAVFLGDLVDRGPDSPAVLRLVMNMVRDGQAYCVPGNHDVKLVRKLAGKNVQVRHGLEVTLAQLEQEPPEFAEEVRQFLVGLVSHLVLDGGKLVVAHAGMKEEYQGRASVQVRDFALYGETTGETDEYGLPVRLNWAAEYRGKAAVVYGHTPVPDAVWLNNTINIDTGCVFGGRLTALRWPERELVSVPARRVYAEPVRPLKAETDEADEAMNRLPDVAELLDLRVSTDLYGEIRVVREQAAAALEVMSRHAVDPRWLIYLPPTMSPVETSRDPGWLESPREAFAYYRNRGVGQVVCEEKHMGSRAVVIVCRDEEVTKKRFGVEHGGIGIIYTRTGRRFFTDTKMEQALLDRLRGAMERAGFWERMQTDWACLDAELMPWSAKAKELIRSQYAAVGSAARTALPEVVSALEQAQASGRDVEELLARHRERLDNAYRFTEVYGNYCWTVNKLSDLKLAPFHLLATEGAVHTDKDHRWHMETIHEICRQDPEVLLPTEYRVVDLEDPEQTEAASAWWHALTERGGEGMVVKPLGFVTMGERGPVQPAVKVRGREYLRLIYGPDYTVPENMERLKTRGLKKKRSLALREFALGVEGLKRFVEGASLRRVHECAFAVLALESEPVDPRL; via the coding sequence ATGAAGATCCAAATTCCCGCATTGTCCGTGGTGGTGCTGGTCGGGGCTTCGGGAGCCGGGAAGAGCACGTTTGCGCGGAAGCATTTCCGGCCGACGGAGATTTTGTCTTCGGACGCGTTTCGGGCGTGGGTCGGAGATGACGAAACCGACCAGTCGGTGACCAACGATGCATTTGAAGCCCTTCATTTCCTGATGGAAAAGCGGCTCAAGATCGGGCGTTTGTGCGTGGTGGATGCCACCAACCTGCACAAGGATGCGAGGCAACACCTGCTGCGGATCGCCCGCAAATTCCATGCCGTTCCCGTGGCCGTCGTGTTCGATCTGCCGGAGAAAGTCCTGCAGGCACACAACAGGAAGCGGACCGACCGGCAGTTGCCGGCCCATGTGATTCATCGTCATGCCCGGGAGATGAGGCGGGCGGTGAAAGAGCTGAAGCGGGAAGGATTCAGCCACGTGTGGAAATTCCGTTCCCCGGAGGAGGCGGAAGCGGCCGAGTTGGAACGGGTTCCGCTGTGGCCGGACAAGCGCTTGGAAACCGGGCCGTTTGACATCGTCGGGGATGTGCACGGTTGCTTCGATGAACTGACGGAGCTCCTGGAGAAGTTGGGCTACCGGGTGGAAGGCGGGCGCGAACGGCCGACGGCCTCCCATCCGGAAGGACGACGTGCCGTGTTTCTGGGGGACCTGGTCGACCGGGGACCGGACAGCCCAGCCGTGCTTCGCCTCGTAATGAACATGGTGCGCGACGGACAAGCCTATTGCGTGCCGGGCAACCACGATGTGAAGCTGGTCCGGAAGCTGGCGGGCAAAAACGTGCAGGTGCGCCACGGTCTGGAAGTGACGCTGGCCCAGCTGGAGCAGGAGCCTCCGGAGTTTGCCGAAGAGGTGCGGCAGTTTTTGGTCGGACTGGTGAGCCACTTGGTGCTGGACGGTGGCAAGCTGGTGGTGGCCCATGCCGGCATGAAAGAAGAATACCAGGGCCGGGCTTCGGTGCAGGTGCGTGACTTTGCCCTGTACGGGGAAACCACCGGTGAAACGGATGAATACGGCCTCCCGGTGCGGCTCAACTGGGCGGCCGAATACCGGGGCAAGGCGGCGGTGGTGTACGGACACACCCCGGTTCCCGATGCCGTTTGGCTGAACAACACGATCAACATCGACACGGGTTGCGTGTTCGGAGGACGGCTCACCGCCTTGCGCTGGCCGGAACGGGAGCTGGTCTCCGTTCCTGCCCGTCGGGTGTATGCCGAACCGGTCCGGCCGTTGAAGGCGGAAACCGACGAGGCGGATGAAGCGATGAACCGGCTGCCGGATGTGGCGGAGCTCCTGGATCTTCGGGTGAGCACGGATCTGTACGGAGAGATCCGGGTGGTGCGGGAACAGGCCGCCGCCGCGCTGGAAGTGATGAGCCGCCATGCCGTCGATCCGCGCTGGTTGATCTACCTGCCGCCGACCATGTCGCCGGTGGAGACGTCCCGCGATCCCGGTTGGCTGGAATCTCCCCGGGAAGCCTTCGCATACTATCGCAACCGGGGCGTCGGGCAGGTGGTTTGCGAGGAGAAACACATGGGTTCCCGCGCCGTGGTGATCGTCTGTCGCGATGAAGAAGTGACAAAGAAACGCTTCGGCGTGGAACACGGAGGAATCGGGATCATTTACACCCGCACGGGCCGCCGGTTCTTCACGGATACGAAAATGGAGCAAGCTCTTCTGGATCGCTTGCGCGGAGCGATGGAGCGGGCCGGATTCTGGGAACGGATGCAGACGGACTGGGCTTGCCTGGATGCCGAGCTGATGCCTTGGTCCGCCAAGGCCAAAGAGCTCATCCGCAGTCAGTATGCCGCGGTGGGATCCGCCGCCCGCACCGCCCTGCCGGAAGTGGTGTCGGCATTGGAGCAGGCGCAAGCCTCCGGCAGGGACGTGGAAGAGCTGCTGGCGCGTCATCGGGAGCGGCTGGACAACGCTTACCGATTCACCGAAGTGTACGGAAATTATTGCTGGACGGTGAACAAGTTGTCGGACCTGAAGCTGGCTCCGTTCCACCTGCTCGCCACCGAAGGAGCCGTTCACACCGACAAGGATCACCGCTGGCACATGGAAACGATTCATGAAATTTGCCGGCAGGATCCCGAGGTACTGCTGCCCACGGAATATCGCGTGGTGGATCTGGAAGATCCGGAGCAGACGGAAGCGGCATCCGCCTGGTGGCATGCCCTGACCGAACGCGGGGGCGAAGGGATGGTGGTGAAACCGCTCGGATTTGTCACCATGGGCGAGCGGGGGCCCGTGCAGCCGGCCGTCAAGGTGCGGGGGCGCGAATACCTTCGCCTGATCTACGGCCCGGATTACACCGTGCCGGAAAACATGGAGCGCCTGAAAACCCGCGGTCTGAAAAAGAAACGCTCCTTGGCCCTGCGAGAATTTGCCTTGGGAGTGGAGGGATTGAAGCGGTTTGTCGAAGGGGCTTCGCTTCGCCGGGTGCATGAGTGCGCGTTCGCCGTGCTGGCCCTCGAATCGGAGCCGGTGGATCCCCGGTTGTAG
- a CDS encoding 3' terminal RNA ribose 2'-O-methyltransferase Hen1, which yields MLLTVTYRGTPATDLGFLLHKHPERVQSFPLAYGTAHVFYPEATEERCTAALLLEMDPVGLVRGRRDHGKDGFVLDAYVNDRPVVASSFLSVALSRVFGTAMSGRCESRPDLVTEPLDLEAKVTAVACRGGNGERRIRALFEPLGYEVTVYASPLDERFPDWGSSPYHTLVLHGRVRLKELLSHLYVLLPVLDDEKHYWVGEDELMKLLRHGEEWLKEHPEREWIIRRYLKHQRKLAHAALELINADEQEPDTDSEAEESGEERMEKPMSLNRQRLTAVADALAASGARRVLDLGCGEGKLLRLLVRNRQFTEIVGMDVSASTLEIARERLEKDRHAGFGERVRLLHGSLLYPDSRLKGFDAAALVEVIEHIEPERLSHLEEAVFGRLRPGVLVVTTPNREYNALFGMDEGKMRHPDHRFEWTRAQFEAWARGVAERNGYDVSFAPVGPVDETAGSPTQMAVFRLAQTDGEEGDA from the coding sequence ATGTTGCTGACGGTGACATACCGGGGAACTCCGGCGACGGACCTTGGGTTTCTCCTGCACAAGCATCCGGAGCGGGTGCAGTCGTTCCCGCTGGCGTATGGAACGGCGCACGTGTTTTATCCGGAAGCCACCGAAGAGCGGTGCACGGCGGCGCTGCTTCTGGAGATGGATCCGGTGGGACTGGTGCGTGGCCGGAGAGATCACGGAAAAGACGGATTTGTGTTGGATGCGTATGTGAATGATCGGCCGGTGGTGGCCTCATCTTTTTTGAGCGTGGCGCTTTCCCGGGTGTTCGGGACGGCGATGAGCGGACGGTGCGAGAGCCGTCCGGACCTGGTGACAGAGCCGCTGGATCTGGAAGCGAAGGTGACGGCGGTGGCCTGCCGGGGAGGAAACGGGGAGAGGCGAATCCGCGCCCTGTTTGAACCGCTCGGCTACGAGGTCACGGTGTATGCTTCGCCCCTGGACGAGCGTTTCCCGGATTGGGGAAGCAGCCCGTATCACACACTGGTGCTGCACGGCCGGGTGCGGCTGAAGGAGCTGCTGTCCCATCTCTATGTGCTCTTGCCGGTGTTGGATGACGAGAAGCATTACTGGGTGGGCGAGGATGAATTGATGAAGCTGCTCCGCCACGGGGAGGAATGGCTGAAGGAGCATCCGGAGCGTGAGTGGATCATCCGGCGCTACCTGAAGCATCAGCGGAAGCTGGCTCATGCGGCGCTGGAGCTGATCAACGCGGATGAGCAGGAACCGGACACGGACAGCGAAGCGGAAGAATCCGGCGAGGAGCGGATGGAAAAGCCGATGTCCCTGAACCGGCAGCGGCTGACGGCGGTTGCGGACGCCCTGGCTGCCAGCGGGGCGAGACGCGTGTTGGATCTCGGTTGCGGAGAGGGCAAGCTGCTCCGCCTCCTGGTGAGAAACCGGCAGTTCACCGAGATCGTGGGCATGGATGTGTCGGCATCCACGCTGGAAATCGCGCGGGAACGGCTGGAGAAGGATCGGCACGCCGGATTCGGAGAGCGGGTGCGGCTCCTGCACGGATCGCTGCTGTACCCGGACAGCCGCCTGAAAGGCTTTGATGCGGCGGCGTTGGTGGAAGTGATCGAGCACATCGAGCCCGAGCGGCTGTCCCATCTGGAGGAAGCGGTGTTCGGTCGCCTCCGTCCGGGGGTGCTGGTGGTGACCACCCCGAATCGGGAGTACAACGCGTTGTTTGGCATGGATGAGGGAAAGATGCGCCATCCGGATCACCGCTTTGAGTGGACGCGCGCCCAATTTGAAGCATGGGCGCGGGGAGTGGCGGAGCGAAACGGATACGACGTTTCCTTCGCGCCGGTGGGGCCGGTGGATGAGACGGCCGGCTCGCCGACGCAGATGGCGGTGTTTCGCCTGGCTCAAACAGACGGAGAGGAGGGAGACGCATGA